A single Halarcobacter anaerophilus DNA region contains:
- a CDS encoding M16 family metallopeptidase gives MGATIKHINIKGIDVPVVFEQDKSLPILNLQLVFANSGYIQDNKNSGLASISAKLLNEGTKKIGSTRFAEKLENSAISLQSNIGFETFVIELSSLKDVHEKALVLLKDLLKDPNYDKKVLEKIKTLQKGSLKRKENDYDYIASQNLKKILFKDSALENPSLGTEESLSKINLSDVKKFLTNALDINNLIIVVGGDFEYDEIISKIKKSLKVLNADSKNSSKEIKTVSQTQIKEIKKDTQQAYIYFGSPFNIDVKDQNVYMAKVASFILGGSGFGSRLMEEIRVKRGLAYSAYGYISMNKTYSYFTGYLQTKLESADEAKSLVETLVEEFVKNGVTKEELDSAKKFLLGSEPLRTETLSQRLNRAFTLFYRGLPQDYNKKELEKIESLKLEDLNNYIKSHKEINKLSFSIVRR, from the coding sequence ATGGGTGCTACTATAAAGCATATAAATATAAAAGGCATTGATGTTCCTGTCGTATTTGAACAGGATAAATCTCTTCCTATTTTAAATCTACAGTTAGTTTTTGCAAACTCGGGATATATCCAAGATAACAAAAACAGCGGACTTGCTTCAATTAGTGCAAAACTTTTAAATGAAGGAACAAAAAAAATAGGAAGTACTAGATTTGCCGAAAAACTTGAAAATTCTGCAATCTCTTTACAATCTAATATAGGTTTTGAAACTTTTGTTATAGAACTCTCTTCTTTAAAAGATGTTCATGAAAAAGCATTGGTTTTATTAAAAGATTTATTAAAAGATCCAAATTATGATAAAAAAGTTTTGGAAAAAATCAAAACTTTGCAAAAAGGTTCTTTAAAAAGAAAAGAAAATGATTACGATTATATAGCTTCTCAAAATCTAAAAAAAATACTTTTTAAAGATAGTGCCTTGGAAAATCCATCTTTAGGTACAGAGGAGTCTCTTTCTAAAATAAATTTAAGTGATGTAAAAAAGTTTTTAACAAATGCTTTAGACATAAATAATCTTATTATAGTAGTAGGTGGAGATTTTGAATATGATGAAATTATTTCAAAAATCAAAAAAAGTCTAAAAGTATTAAATGCAGATTCAAAAAACTCTTCAAAAGAGATTAAAACGGTATCCCAAACGCAAATAAAAGAGATAAAAAAAGATACACAACAAGCTTATATCTATTTTGGAAGCCCTTTTAATATAGATGTAAAAGATCAAAATGTTTATATGGCAAAAGTTGCTTCGTTTATTCTTGGAGGAAGCGGTTTCGGTTCAAGGTTGATGGAAGAGATAAGAGTAAAAAGAGGATTGGCGTATTCTGCTTACGGATATATTTCTATGAATAAAACATACTCTTATTTTACAGGATATTTACAAACTAAATTAGAAAGCGCCGATGAAGCAAAATCTTTAGTTGAAACTTTAGTAGAAGAGTTTGTTAAAAACGGAGTTACAAAAGAGGAATTAGATTCTGCCAAAAAATTTCTATTAGGAAGTGAACCTCTTAGAACAGAAACACTTTCTCAAAGATTAAATAGAGCCTTTACTCTATTTTACAGAGGCTTACCTCAAGATTACAATAAAAAAGAGTTGGAAAAGATAGAATCTCTTAAATTAGAAGATTTAAATAATTATATAAAATCTCATAAAGAGATAAATAAATTGTCTTTTTCAATAGTAAGGAGATAA
- a CDS encoding YggT family protein, giving the protein MMDALLGSVFTVILTIISLYKWVIIISALLSWVRPDPYNPIVQMLYRLTEPAYALVRRFIPTVVGGMDLAPIIVIFVLIFLETFLGRLFMGM; this is encoded by the coding sequence ATGATGGATGCACTTTTAGGCTCAGTTTTTACGGTTATTTTAACAATAATTTCTTTATACAAATGGGTTATTATTATTTCTGCACTTTTAAGTTGGGTCAGACCTGATCCTTATAATCCAATTGTCCAAATGCTGTATAGGTTAACTGAACCTGCATACGCTTTGGTTAGAAGATTTATTCCAACAGTAGTAGGAGGAATGGATTTAGCGCCGATTATTGTTATTTTTGTTTTGATTTTCCTAGAGACTTTTTTAGGAAGACTTTTTATGGGAATGTAA
- the bamA gene encoding outer membrane protein assembly factor BamA, translating to MKKKGILLSIALASFMNAEGIKSVEFINLTKISPTIAKDTFSIEESEELDVSKINQAIKDFYKYGYFEDITVANEDGVLKFIFKEKPSIANVDITGYKSREEDIEEVKNKIGLKKGIMYSPKRVKEAKEKLLQELETEGYINSVVEVEVEKLNEDAVYITFNVNKGDEIVIKKVNYFGAENLENSQFEKVTANKEEEFASWFFTQNDGELKADQLQYDGKRIQELYFEHGYIDAKVENPFLEVDFASNQADLDFYIDEGIQYTTNKIKIYVQSDLIKPEFLYEDLKLKEGRTFNIKKLRRDVDYIKTKISDFGYAFTQVKYDIKKDEKNGTVDIVYNVVPGDKVYIRDVKITGNSRTLDRVIRRNIYLAPGDLFSLTDFNDSQNKLKRSGFFDDIRIEQKRVSKDKMDLVVKVKEAPTGNIILGGGYGSYDGFMINTALNERNIFGSGLGLSISADLSKRRSNLSFKIINPAIRDSKYHGDIDIHNSKTEINNDDYDLDKDVKGFSVGLGREIIRNLKAGARYRLDFIDETYDYDDDFKKLPGKKYYEDTDYVTSSITPYINFDNTNDYYFPTSGIKVGTSLEFAGLGGDSEYLKSSSYFKAFYSLEDRFDLDWVLRYKLQANFLVDNGQINQGDSLYLGGTKSLRGFKSYAFGPDNDDGEIEDPYKEMAATSIEFSLPLIPDANMRWGLFYDYGMIGQDSLSDIQRSSVGALFEWVSPFGPLQLIFANPLDDESGDDTSSFEFSLGSSF from the coding sequence GTGAAAAAAAAGGGTATCTTATTATCAATTGCTCTTGCATCTTTTATGAATGCAGAGGGAATAAAATCAGTAGAGTTCATTAATCTAACAAAAATCTCACCGACAATAGCTAAAGATACATTTAGTATAGAAGAGAGTGAAGAACTTGATGTATCTAAAATAAATCAGGCAATAAAAGATTTTTATAAATATGGTTATTTTGAAGATATTACAGTTGCAAATGAAGATGGTGTTTTAAAGTTTATTTTTAAAGAAAAACCTTCTATTGCAAATGTGGATATTACGGGATATAAATCAAGAGAAGAAGATATTGAAGAGGTAAAAAATAAAATAGGTCTTAAAAAAGGGATTATGTACTCTCCAAAAAGAGTAAAAGAGGCAAAAGAGAAGCTTTTACAAGAGTTGGAAACAGAAGGGTATATAAACTCGGTTGTTGAAGTAGAAGTTGAGAAGCTAAATGAAGATGCTGTTTATATCACGTTTAATGTAAATAAAGGTGATGAAATCGTTATCAAAAAAGTAAATTATTTTGGTGCAGAAAATTTAGAAAATAGTCAATTTGAAAAAGTAACTGCAAATAAAGAAGAAGAGTTTGCTTCTTGGTTTTTTACACAAAATGACGGAGAGTTAAAAGCCGATCAATTACAATATGACGGTAAAAGAATACAAGAACTCTATTTTGAACACGGTTATATTGATGCAAAAGTCGAAAATCCTTTCTTAGAAGTTGATTTTGCCTCAAATCAAGCTGATTTGGACTTTTATATTGATGAAGGTATTCAATACACTACAAATAAGATTAAAATTTATGTACAATCAGATTTAATAAAACCCGAATTCTTATATGAAGATTTGAAATTAAAAGAGGGAAGAACTTTTAATATTAAAAAATTAAGAAGAGATGTAGATTATATTAAAACAAAAATTTCAGATTTTGGATATGCCTTTACACAAGTTAAATATGATATAAAAAAAGATGAAAAAAACGGTACCGTTGATATAGTTTATAATGTTGTTCCCGGGGATAAAGTATATATTAGAGATGTAAAAATTACAGGTAACAGCAGAACTTTAGATAGAGTTATCAGAAGAAATATATATTTGGCACCGGGAGATTTATTCTCTCTTACTGATTTTAATGATTCTCAAAATAAATTAAAAAGAAGCGGTTTTTTTGATGATATAAGAATTGAACAAAAAAGAGTTTCTAAAGATAAAATGGATCTAGTAGTAAAAGTTAAAGAGGCTCCTACAGGGAATATTATTCTTGGTGGTGGTTACGGTTCTTATGACGGATTTATGATAAATACCGCATTAAATGAAAGAAATATTTTCGGTTCCGGATTAGGATTGTCTATTTCTGCAGATTTATCAAAAAGAAGATCTAATCTTTCATTCAAAATAATAAATCCGGCTATTAGAGACAGTAAATATCATGGAGATATTGATATTCATAATAGTAAAACAGAGATTAATAATGACGATTATGATTTAGATAAAGACGTAAAAGGTTTCTCTGTAGGATTAGGAAGAGAAATTATAAGAAATTTAAAAGCCGGAGCAAGATATAGACTCGATTTTATAGATGAAACTTATGATTATGATGATGATTTTAAAAAACTTCCTGGAAAAAAATATTATGAAGATACTGACTATGTAACAAGTTCTATTACTCCTTATATAAATTTTGATAATACAAATGACTATTATTTTCCTACAAGCGGTATAAAAGTAGGTACTTCTCTTGAATTTGCAGGTCTTGGCGGAGATTCTGAATACCTAAAAAGTTCTTCATACTTCAAAGCTTTCTACTCTTTAGAGGACAGATTTGATTTAGATTGGGTATTAAGATATAAATTGCAGGCAAACTTCTTAGTTGATAACGGTCAAATTAATCAAGGGGATTCTTTGTACCTTGGAGGGACAAAATCGTTAAGAGGATTTAAATCTTACGCTTTTGGTCCTGACAATGACGATGGTGAAATAGAGGATCCGTACAAAGAGATGGCAGCTACTTCAATTGAGTTTAGTTTGCCTTTAATTCCTGATGCGAATATGAGATGGGGACTGTTTTATGATTACGGTATGATCGGTCAAGATAGTCTTAGTGATATACAAAGATCAAGTGTGGGTGCCCTTTTTGAATGGGTTTCTCCTTTCGGTCCTTTACAACTTATATTTGCCAACCCTCTTGATGATGAATCAGGCGATGATACATCATCATTTGAATTCTCACTGGGGTCATCATTCTAA
- a CDS encoding dehypoxanthine futalosine cyclase: MVKKMDLVNRRISKEEALDLIKNASLVELGKSASLKKEQLHPDRVTTFVVDRNINYTNVCWVDCKFCAFYRHKRDEDSYVLSYDEIDKKIEELLEIGGTQILMQGGVHPNLKIDYYEDLVEHIHTKFPQITLHSFSAIEISYIAKVSKISKLEVLKRLQAKGLSSIPGAGAEILSDRVRDVIAPKKIDADEWIEIHRLAHSIGMKTTATMMFGTVETDEEIIEHWDRIRKLQDETGGFRAFIMWSFQSANTKLKEEIPDLKPQSSNRYLRLLAVSRIYLDNFPNIQSSWVTQGSYIGQMALKFGANDLGSTMMEENVVAAAGATNCMNQDEMIQLIKDVGENPAKRNTAYEILERF; encoded by the coding sequence ATGGTAAAAAAAATGGATTTAGTAAATAGAAGAATATCAAAAGAGGAAGCATTAGACTTAATAAAAAATGCTTCTTTAGTAGAGTTGGGTAAGTCTGCAAGTTTGAAAAAAGAGCAACTTCACCCTGACAGAGTTACAACTTTTGTTGTAGACAGAAATATAAATTATACAAACGTATGTTGGGTAGACTGTAAATTCTGTGCTTTCTACAGACATAAAAGAGATGAAGATTCATATGTTTTATCATATGATGAAATAGATAAAAAAATAGAAGAATTACTTGAAATAGGTGGAACTCAAATTCTTATGCAAGGTGGAGTTCATCCAAATTTGAAAATAGATTATTATGAAGATTTAGTGGAGCATATTCATACAAAATTCCCTCAAATCACCCTACACTCTTTTTCTGCAATAGAGATTTCTTATATTGCAAAAGTTTCAAAAATATCAAAGCTTGAAGTATTAAAAAGATTGCAGGCAAAAGGTCTAAGCTCTATTCCAGGAGCAGGAGCTGAAATTTTAAGTGATAGAGTAAGAGATGTTATTGCTCCTAAAAAAATAGATGCCGATGAGTGGATTGAAATACACAGATTAGCTCACTCAATAGGTATGAAAACAACTGCAACAATGATGTTTGGTACAGTTGAAACAGATGAAGAGATTATCGAACACTGGGATAGAATCAGAAAATTGCAAGATGAAACAGGTGGTTTCAGAGCATTTATTATGTGGTCTTTTCAAAGTGCAAATACAAAACTAAAAGAAGAAATTCCTGATTTAAAACCTCAATCTTCAAATAGATATTTAAGACTTTTAGCTGTTTCAAGAATATATTTGGATAATTTCCCGAATATACAAAGTTCTTGGGTAACACAAGGAAGTTATATAGGTCAAATGGCTTTAAAATTCGGAGCTAATGATTTAGGAAGTACTATGATGGAAGAAAATGTTGTTGCAGCAGCAGGAGCTACAAACTGCATGAATCAAGATGAAATGATTCAGCTAATTAAAGATGTTGGAGAAAATCCTGCAAAAAGAAATACTGCATATGAAATTTTAGAGAGGTTCTAA
- a CDS encoding prephenate dehydrogenase, with amino-acid sequence MNIGIIGLGLMGGSLAKALKKYYIAEKIYGYARSEKSKTEIEELNLVDELVDIKTIKEKCDLIVLAIPVDNIISMIPQFLDINEKTTIMDLGSTKEFIIENVPSSIRKNFIAAHPMTGTEKSGPKAAIDDLYEGKTVVLCNLEDNDNLHVNRAFKIFQEIGMRIVVMDANEHDVHACYMSHLPHAISFSLANTVMSREDPKSIIALAAGGFKDMSRVAKSSPKMWSDIFKQNRKNLLNAIDQFEIQMKEVRDMVENEKYEDLKKWMRKANSLHEIL; translated from the coding sequence TTGAATATAGGTATTATTGGACTCGGTCTGATGGGCGGTTCCTTGGCAAAAGCCTTAAAAAAATATTATATAGCAGAGAAAATTTACGGATATGCCAGAAGTGAAAAATCAAAAACAGAGATAGAAGAATTAAATTTAGTTGATGAATTGGTTGATATCAAAACAATTAAAGAAAAGTGTGATTTAATAGTTTTAGCAATTCCTGTTGATAATATTATCTCAATGATTCCTCAATTTTTAGATATAAATGAAAAGACTACAATAATGGACTTAGGCTCAACAAAAGAGTTTATTATAGAGAATGTTCCATCTTCAATCAGAAAAAACTTTATTGCGGCACATCCAATGACAGGTACTGAAAAATCAGGACCTAAAGCAGCAATTGATGATTTATACGAAGGGAAAACAGTTGTTCTTTGTAATTTGGAAGATAATGATAATCTGCATGTAAATAGAGCTTTTAAAATTTTCCAAGAAATTGGTATGAGAATTGTTGTTATGGACGCAAATGAACATGATGTTCATGCTTGTTATATGTCTCATCTTCCCCATGCCATATCTTTTTCATTGGCAAATACCGTAATGAGCAGAGAAGATCCTAAATCAATTATTGCACTTGCAGCAGGTGGTTTCAAAGATATGAGTAGGGTGGCAAAATCAAGTCCTAAAATGTGGTCCGATATTTTTAAACAAAACAGAAAAAATCTTCTTAATGCTATTGATCAATTTGAAATTCAGATGAAAGAAGTAAGAGATATGGTAGAAAACGAAAAATATGAAGATTTAAAAAAATGGATGAGAAAAGCCAACTCTTTGCATGAGATACTTTAG
- the gltX gene encoding glutamate--tRNA ligase, with protein MLRFAPSSTQEMNIGNLRVAIFNYILSKQLNEKLLIKIEDTNSQKNSEDKEKEILELLNLFSIEYAQVVNQSGNLKYYQKLAMQLMNEKKAFACFCSDAKLEEIKEELEKEGKPFRYDGFCENLSDETVLNCNAPFTVRLKKPKEAVTFTDLLKGEFTFKPFEVDSFIILNHDKTPTYDYACAIDDMLYDISVVLREEKYLSNTPKQIHVRDSLNYNKKIEYIHLPGILNEIPVKMLIDEGFLPSAIANYLVLLGNKTPKEIFTLEEAVEWFDIKNISQNSVKFDIDKLKFINKKHLEKIDEMRLSKILGFADTDIGELGKLFLKEADTIKEIKSKIDSIFNKKTTCKGFEKEFTKIKSCMKEAPFYENYNELKEYVIEKTGLKGENFSIPFRYILTGENKGPELLEIYPLIKNYLGEITK; from the coding sequence GTGTTGAGATTTGCACCAAGTTCTACACAAGAGATGAATATTGGCAACTTAAGAGTTGCAATATTTAATTATATATTATCAAAACAGTTAAACGAAAAGTTATTAATAAAAATTGAAGATACCAATAGTCAAAAAAATAGTGAAGACAAAGAGAAAGAGATTTTAGAGCTTTTAAATCTTTTTTCGATTGAGTATGCTCAAGTTGTTAACCAAAGCGGAAATTTAAAATATTATCAAAAACTTGCAATGCAATTAATGAATGAGAAAAAAGCTTTTGCCTGTTTTTGTTCCGATGCAAAACTTGAAGAGATAAAAGAAGAGTTAGAAAAAGAAGGAAAACCTTTTAGATATGACGGATTCTGTGAAAATTTATCTGATGAAACAGTTTTAAACTGCAATGCACCCTTTACTGTAAGGTTAAAAAAACCAAAAGAAGCAGTTACTTTTACAGACTTGTTAAAAGGTGAGTTTACATTTAAACCTTTTGAAGTAGACTCTTTTATTATTTTAAATCATGATAAAACTCCTACATATGATTATGCCTGTGCTATTGATGATATGCTTTATGATATCTCTGTTGTACTTAGAGAAGAGAAGTATTTGTCAAATACTCCCAAGCAAATTCATGTAAGAGACTCTTTAAATTATAATAAAAAGATAGAATATATACATTTACCGGGTATTTTAAATGAAATTCCTGTAAAAATGCTTATAGATGAAGGATTTTTACCAAGTGCTATTGCAAACTATTTAGTTCTTCTTGGAAATAAAACTCCAAAAGAAATTTTTACTTTAGAAGAAGCCGTAGAGTGGTTTGATATAAAAAATATATCACAAAATTCCGTAAAGTTTGACATAGATAAATTAAAATTTATAAATAAAAAGCATTTAGAAAAAATTGATGAAATGAGATTATCAAAAATTTTAGGATTTGCAGATACTGATATCGGAGAATTAGGAAAACTTTTCTTAAAAGAAGCAGATACTATAAAAGAAATAAAATCAAAAATAGATTCAATTTTTAATAAAAAAACAACTTGTAAAGGCTTTGAAAAAGAGTTTACAAAGATTAAATCATGTATGAAAGAAGCTCCTTTTTACGAGAATTATAATGAATTAAAAGAGTATGTTATAGAAAAAACAGGGTTAAAAGGTGAAAATTTTTCAATCCCTTTTAGATATATCTTAACAGGAGAAAATAAAGGACCTGAGCTTTTAGAGATATATCCTTTGATTAAAAATTATTTAGGAGAGATTACAAAATGA
- a CDS encoding transglycosylase SLT domain-containing protein — translation MKKILLSLCLAASFYANEIEENIQTLQTSSLTLDYLKTLPKNIKRDFFINEYLKKNNISNDQAYEALNLIYNINNELFYNFASKFGHDETFAVAQCMNMKNSDLVDSYADCIVNGLSLKKASLLSSFDLNIIIQKTKDKYPAFTKKIKVISSAIPFTRLIVQDKSNFYDIFLNVDSSFREKYFNYKLPKRTFEKIYKNKKKFEEFLKLVLSNNKLTNLNKNLNGLDDKELGYKSSFYLAINAIRFKDFNKAYNYLENAKKKSSNKKFIDKVDFLEYLITKDESILKLLSSSENFNFYSYYANELLGNKISKDFKIDSLNEFKTILKSSNSKTIALLYAIAKSQSNLELDKVSKDLKVGIMQLKPVWIKDLSKEYNFNSFFNMEDSLTYAKAYLERLNIETNNNLLSILFKYNKEVKNLDQITALSAIKKDDLLTSYIKLFPLLEGNENYLLWYTLAYNKLDKKSKERLELNTIWENL, via the coding sequence ATGAAAAAGATTCTTCTGTCTCTTTGCTTGGCTGCTTCTTTTTATGCAAATGAGATAGAAGAAAATATTCAGACTCTACAAACTTCTTCTTTAACTCTTGATTATCTAAAGACTTTACCTAAAAATATAAAAAGAGATTTTTTTATAAACGAGTATTTGAAAAAAAATAATATTTCAAATGATCAAGCTTATGAAGCATTAAATTTAATTTACAATATAAACAATGAACTTTTTTATAATTTTGCATCAAAGTTCGGTCATGATGAAACTTTTGCCGTTGCCCAATGTATGAATATGAAAAACAGCGACTTGGTTGATTCTTATGCCGATTGTATAGTAAATGGCTTAAGTTTAAAAAAGGCATCTTTATTATCCTCTTTTGATCTAAATATAATTATTCAAAAAACTAAAGACAAATACCCTGCTTTTACGAAAAAAATTAAAGTAATCTCTTCAGCTATACCTTTTACAAGGCTAATTGTGCAAGATAAATCCAATTTTTATGATATATTTTTAAATGTTGATTCTTCTTTTAGAGAAAAATATTTTAATTATAAATTACCTAAAAGAACATTTGAAAAAATATATAAAAATAAAAAAAAGTTTGAAGAGTTCTTAAAACTTGTTCTAAGCAATAACAAACTTACTAATTTAAATAAAAACCTAAACGGTCTTGATGATAAAGAGTTAGGGTACAAATCCTCTTTTTATTTGGCTATAAATGCTATAAGATTTAAAGATTTCAATAAAGCTTATAACTATTTGGAAAATGCAAAAAAGAAAAGCTCTAATAAAAAGTTTATTGATAAAGTAGACTTTTTAGAGTATTTAATAACAAAAGATGAATCTATCTTAAAACTTCTCTCTTCAAGCGAAAATTTTAATTTTTATTCATATTATGCAAATGAACTTTTAGGAAACAAAATAAGTAAAGATTTTAAAATTGATTCTTTAAATGAATTTAAAACAATACTAAAATCTTCAAATTCAAAAACTATCGCCCTGCTCTACGCAATAGCAAAAAGCCAATCAAATCTTGAGTTAGATAAAGTATCAAAAGATTTAAAAGTCGGTATTATGCAGCTAAAACCTGTTTGGATAAAAGATCTTTCAAAAGAGTATAATTTTAACTCTTTTTTTAATATGGAAGATAGTTTGACTTATGCAAAAGCATATCTAGAAAGATTAAATATAGAAACAAATAATAATCTTTTGTCAATCTTGTTTAAATACAATAAAGAAGTTAAAAATTTAGATCAAATAACTGCTCTTAGTGCTATAAAAAAGGATGATTTGTTAACTTCTTATATTAAATTATTTCCCCTTTTAGAAGGAAATGAAAATTACCTTTTATGGTATACCTTGGCTTATAATAAATTAGATAAAAAGTCTAAAGAGAGATTAGAGTTAAATACTATTTGGGAAAACTTATAA
- a CDS encoding class 1 fructose-bisphosphatase, producing the protein MNEILEAIKKASIEIKKVIDKGDTSKSTNENSTGDTQLKLDIASDLIIGKIFSEIPSIKEIVSEEQESIVPLHENGEYLIAYDPLDGSSLVDVNLSVGSIYGIYKNEFNAKNIIAAVYVVFGPRIEMVVALDNCVKMYRLHNGEFKYIKDVKLNEKGNLNATGSTQMCWSNYHKKLLKDMFNEGYYLRYSGGMVPDLHQILLKGGGLFSYPGTSDKPKGKLRQLFEVFPFALTYEFAGGAATDGFKRALEVETTHIHDTTPCFFGSKEEIKKVKEVYKEYAS; encoded by the coding sequence ATGAACGAGATTTTAGAAGCAATAAAAAAAGCAAGTATTGAAATCAAAAAAGTTATAGATAAAGGTGATACAAGTAAAAGTACAAATGAGAACTCTACTGGAGATACTCAGTTAAAACTTGATATTGCAAGCGATCTTATTATAGGGAAAATCTTCTCGGAAATTCCTTCTATAAAAGAGATTGTAAGTGAAGAGCAAGAATCAATTGTTCCTTTACATGAAAACGGTGAATACTTAATTGCTTATGATCCTCTTGACGGTTCATCATTAGTAGATGTAAACCTTTCTGTAGGTTCTATTTACGGTATTTATAAAAATGAATTTAATGCAAAAAATATTATTGCCGCTGTTTATGTTGTATTTGGACCTAGAATTGAGATGGTTGTAGCTTTAGATAATTGCGTAAAAATGTATAGACTTCATAACGGTGAATTTAAATATATAAAAGATGTTAAATTAAATGAAAAAGGGAACCTTAATGCTACAGGTTCAACTCAAATGTGTTGGTCTAATTATCACAAAAAACTTTTAAAAGATATGTTTAATGAAGGATATTATCTAAGATATTCAGGAGGAATGGTTCCTGATTTACACCAAATTTTACTAAAAGGCGGTGGACTTTTTTCTTATCCGGGAACCAGTGATAAACCAAAAGGAAAATTAAGACAACTTTTTGAGGTTTTCCCTTTTGCTTTAACTTATGAATTTGCAGGTGGAGCCGCAACGGACGGTTTTAAAAGAGCATTAGAAGTTGAAACAACACATATTCATGATACAACACCGTGTTTTTTCGGTTCAAAAGAAGAGATAAAAAAAGTAAAAGAAGTATACAAAGAATATGCAAGTTAA
- the mobB gene encoding molybdopterin-guanine dinucleotide biosynthesis protein B has protein sequence MSKEFKKLAVAFSGPSNSGKTTLIIKVSELLQKAGFKVCIVKHDPKDKAKFDSPGKDSDKFFKTGADVAVVSPTRTTLFKQESSSIQELIELFGEFDYLLVEGLKNLPLPRISIFREKLDESYFSVTNAIAYDETINESQIPSNIDKLNLNNPDEIISWIEKYAKRV, from the coding sequence ATGAGTAAGGAATTTAAAAAATTAGCAGTGGCATTTAGCGGTCCATCAAACAGCGGGAAAACAACGCTTATTATAAAAGTTTCGGAATTACTGCAAAAAGCAGGATTTAAAGTCTGTATTGTAAAACATGATCCCAAAGACAAAGCAAAGTTCGATTCTCCCGGTAAAGATAGTGATAAGTTCTTTAAAACAGGTGCAGATGTTGCTGTTGTAAGTCCTACAAGAACTACTCTTTTTAAACAAGAGAGTTCTTCTATCCAAGAGCTTATTGAACTCTTCGGTGAATTTGATTATTTATTAGTAGAAGGACTTAAAAATCTTCCATTACCTAGAATTTCAATATTTAGAGAGAAACTGGATGAATCATATTTTAGTGTTACAAATGCAATAGCGTATGATGAAACCATAAATGAGAGTCAAATACCTTCAAATATTGACAAATTAAATTTAAATAATCCGGATGAAATTATATCTTGGATTGAAAAATATGCAAAGAGAGTATAA